GTTCCATATTCCAGGCGGTGGAGGCGGACTACAAGTAACCAAGCGTAAAAACGACCAGCAGGATGCCGGTGAACCGGTGGTATCCCCCGATGGCCGTTATTTGTATTTCAGTGAAGATATGAGTGGCGGCAAGACGTTTCAATATAATAAAAATCCATACGGACAAATTTACGTCATTCGGCGCCTGGATATGGAAACCGGAAAACTGACCAATTACATCACCGGGCCTGGCGGCGCGATACGACCCCAGGTATCCCCGGATGGCAAATATCTTTCATTCGTACGCAGAGTCCGGCTCAAAAATGTTTTATATGTCCATGATATCGAAACCTTCGAGCAATGGCCGGTTTATGATAATTTATCCAAAGATCAGCAAGAAACCTGGGCAATTTTTGGTCCTCATCCAAACTACTCCTGGACCCCAGACAGTAAGTATATCGTAGTTTGGGCGAAAGGTAAAATCTGGAATATCAACATTGAAACAAAATCGGCAAACGAAATACCATTTCGTGCTCGCGTTGAGCACAAAATTACCAGTGCATTACATTTTACTTATGATCCGGATCCCGAATCCTTTGATGTGAAAATGATGCGGGATGTCACCACTTCTCCTGACGGCAATTGGATTGTGTTTGGCGCAATTGGCAAATTGTGGAAAAAGAAAATGCCGAATGGCAATGCTGAAAGATTAAGCAAAGATCAAAATTCTGAATTCTACCCGGCGTTCAGCCCGGATGGAAAATGGATTGTTTATACAACGTGGAGCGACCAGGAATTAGGCGCTATTCATAAAATTAAAATGGGTGGTGGCAAATCGACTCAGCTTACTCAGCGAAAAGGCTACTACCATACACCATCGTTTTCACCGGATGGCAAAAAGATTGTATACCGGCGTTCCGGAGGTAATTCTCTTTTAGGATTTTCTTACAGCACAAAGAGAGGTTTATATTGGATTTCATCAGATGGAGGACAAGTATCTCTAATTACGGAAAGTGGTAGAAATCCCCGTTTTAGTGAAGATGGCAACAGGATTTATTATCTAAGCGGCGGCGGACTCGAGAAAAAATATAAGAGTATCGGAATCGACGGCAAGGATGAACGAACGGTTTTTGATTTAAAATACACAAATGGTATTGTCCCGAGTCCGGATGGTAAATGGGTTGCTTTTACCGAATTATTCAATGCCTACATTGCACCATTTCCAAGAACAGGCAAATCCATTTCATTGAACAAAGACACCAAAGCTATTCCGATCAAACGAGTAACCCGTGATGCCGGTAACTATTTACACTGGAGCGGTGATAGCCAGAAACTACATTGGAGTATAGGACCGGAATACTACACCCGGGAATTGAGAGAGTCTTTCCAATTTATCGAAGGGGCTCCAGATTCTCTGCCAAAACCGGATACAACCGGCTTTGTCATCCAATTAAATATTAAGACGGATGTGCCAACAGGTAAAATCGCACTCATTGGCGCAAGGATCATTTCCATGAAGGGAGACGAAGTCATCGAGAACGGCACGATTGTCATCGATCAAAACCGAATTATAGCTGTAGGCCGGGATGTACAGATCCCTGCTGATGCCAAAAGAATTGATGTTTCCGGTAAAACAATTATGCCGGGTATGGTCGATGTGCATGCCCATACCGCTCACTTCACGTCCGGTGTATTAACGTCTCACAATTGGGCTTATTATGCCAATCTTGCCTTCGGCGTTACAACCGTGCATGATCCTTCAGCTAATACGGAAACGGTTTTTACCCAATCGGAAATGGTAAAGGCTGGCAAAATGGTTGGTCCCAGGGTGTTCTCAACCGGGACTATCCTTTACGGAGCTGATGGTGCTTTCAAAGCAGTTGTTAATTCATTGGATGATGCACGCTCTCACTTGAGGAGGATGAAGGCAATCGGCGCTATCTCGGTGAAGAGTTACAACCAACCGCGCAGGGACCAACGGCAGCAGATTATCCAGGCTGCGCGTGAATTAGAAATGCTAGTTGTACCTGAAGGTGGATCGACCTTTTTTCACAACATCAACATGATCCTGGACGGCCATACCGGCATCGAACATTCCATTCCAATTGCTCCGCTCTACAATGATGTGATCTCATTATGGGGTGCCAGCAAGACTGCCTACACACCCACATTTGTCGTCGCGTATGGTGGTTTATCCGGAGAATATTACTGGTACCAAAATACCAATGTTTGGGAAAATGAGCGATTGTTAAATTTTGTCCCCCGGGCATTTGTTGATGCTCGTTCACGGCGGCGGGTTATGGCACATGAAGATGATTTTAATCATATCGATGTGGCAAAAGCTGCCAATAAATTGCGTGCAGCCGGGGTGAACGTCCACATTGGCGCACATGGGCAACTACAAGGTCTGGCTGATCATTGGGAAATCTGGATGATGGTTCAGGGCGGATTTACTCCACTTCAGGCGATCCGAGGAGCCACTTTACATGGAGCTCAATATCTTGGTATGGACAAGGACTTAGGTTCTCTCGAAGTCGGAAAATTGGCTGATTTGGTAGTTCTCGAGAAGAACCCACTCGAAAACATCCGCAATACTGAATTTGTGAAATACGTTATGATCAACGGCCGACTATATGATGCGGAAACCATGAATGAAATCGGCAATCATCCAAAAACAAGACCGCCATTTTATTGGGAGAACCCCAAGACCAGTGAGGCCTATGTATGGCGAGGAGAGGAAATTGGATTTCGGGAGTTTGTTTGTTCATGCAGGCAGTAAATACCAGATGCCAGATACCGGATACCAGATACCAGATGGCGGATGCTGGATGCTGGATGCTAGATGCTGGATGCTGGAAACTAGAGACTGAATGGCTGGAATTCCCCTCTTGAGAGGGGAAGAAAATCCCGTCCGGACGGGATTTTCAGGGGTGTGTAAAAATTGGTACGGAGCCGACATGAATGTCGGTTTACAACTCCGTTTTACGTCTTTGTGCCTTTGTTACTTTGTCACTCTGTGCCTTTGAACACCTAAACAAATCCTAAATTCCAATATGCAATATCCAAAACTTGACAGGATTGTGCTTTGCTAACAAGTAGGACAGACATTCCTGCCTGTCCACACCCAAAGACTCCTACAGACAGGTTCAGACAGATGGTGGTTTATTAATTAAGCTTTAAGCTTATCAGAACAATCAGGCTAAATCGCATCAACACGGTTGATGCATTCCAAAAAAAAACTAAAATTGAATGGCTGCGTTATCAAATAACTAAAACCTCTCAGGTTTTAAAAACCTGAGAGGTTTTCTTTTTTCTTTGTCACTCTGTGTCTCTG
The genomic region above belongs to candidate division KSB1 bacterium and contains:
- a CDS encoding PD40 domain-containing protein; this translates as MQIRILALIGAFVLTLSTPAFSTNLIIQDQIVADTSKSEIKKNDKKKKWDVTAVHGPTDSVKFTTTEGTWMNLDVSPDGNEIVFDLLGDIFTIPITGGDATLVSGGPAFDVQPRYSPDGSKISFTSDRAGGDNIWIMNRDGSDAKQISKEKFRLLNNATWTPDGNYLIARKHFTSTRSIGAGEMWMFHIPGGGGGLQVTKRKNDQQDAGEPVVSPDGRYLYFSEDMSGGKTFQYNKNPYGQIYVIRRLDMETGKLTNYITGPGGAIRPQVSPDGKYLSFVRRVRLKNVLYVHDIETFEQWPVYDNLSKDQQETWAIFGPHPNYSWTPDSKYIVVWAKGKIWNINIETKSANEIPFRARVEHKITSALHFTYDPDPESFDVKMMRDVTTSPDGNWIVFGAIGKLWKKKMPNGNAERLSKDQNSEFYPAFSPDGKWIVYTTWSDQELGAIHKIKMGGGKSTQLTQRKGYYHTPSFSPDGKKIVYRRSGGNSLLGFSYSTKRGLYWISSDGGQVSLITESGRNPRFSEDGNRIYYLSGGGLEKKYKSIGIDGKDERTVFDLKYTNGIVPSPDGKWVAFTELFNAYIAPFPRTGKSISLNKDTKAIPIKRVTRDAGNYLHWSGDSQKLHWSIGPEYYTRELRESFQFIEGAPDSLPKPDTTGFVIQLNIKTDVPTGKIALIGARIISMKGDEVIENGTIVIDQNRIIAVGRDVQIPADAKRIDVSGKTIMPGMVDVHAHTAHFTSGVLTSHNWAYYANLAFGVTTVHDPSANTETVFTQSEMVKAGKMVGPRVFSTGTILYGADGAFKAVVNSLDDARSHLRRMKAIGAISVKSYNQPRRDQRQQIIQAARELEMLVVPEGGSTFFHNINMILDGHTGIEHSIPIAPLYNDVISLWGASKTAYTPTFVVAYGGLSGEYYWYQNTNVWENERLLNFVPRAFVDARSRRRVMAHEDDFNHIDVAKAANKLRAAGVNVHIGAHGQLQGLADHWEIWMMVQGGFTPLQAIRGATLHGAQYLGMDKDLGSLEVGKLADLVVLEKNPLENIRNTEFVKYVMINGRLYDAETMNEIGNHPKTRPPFYWENPKTSEAYVWRGEEIGFREFVCSCRQ